DNA sequence from the Sulfurimonas sediminis genome:
AACAAATATTCTATTAAAATCAAAATGGCTAAATCCGGTACGATAACAATCGTTGCTGAGGGTAAAGACGGCAAACTATACGCTGCTAAGAAAACTCTTGATGTTGCTCTTGGTGGATGTGAAGGATAATTCCTTCTCATTTCGATACAGAAAAAATAAAATAAATAAGGAAATACAATGGCTGGAATTAAAGTAAAAGCAAAATTAAAAGGCGGTGTTGTTAAAGTTAAAGCAATGGTAAAACACCCAATGATGACTTACAATATGGCAGAAAAGAAAACAGGGAGCAGAGATAATGCAAACTTTGTTACTCATTTAACTGCTACAGTCAACGGCGAGACTGTTTTAGATATGTCTACTTCACAGTTCTTATCGAAAAACCCTATTTTCAAATTTCAATTTAAAGGAATTGGTAAAAAAGGTGATAAGGTTGAAATGTTAGCAGTTGACCTTAAAGGTAAAACTTACAAAGGCAAAGGTAAAATTAAATAATTTTACCCTCTTTTTTAAGAGCCAATGACTACATTGGCTCTCATACTCTCAATTTTTTACAATAACTACAACAAATACAAATAATGAGCAAAAACAGATGAAGAAAAACCTGCAAGGTAAAGTTCTGAAATTATTCATCACAAAAAATGATACTGATAAAACAAGAATAAGCACCTCTCATATAGATGCCGACGAATACGGAATTCTAAATGATAAATTTTACAATAAAAATGTTCAAAGAGCTATTTTAATTACCTCTATCCAAAGCTACAATATGGCATCTGAGACAAATATAAACCTTTCAGACGGAGCACTGGGCGAAAATATTTTAATTGATATCAACCCCTACCATTTAAATGCAGGGGACACCTTTGTAATAGGTGATACCACATTGGAAATAACACAAAACTGCACGCTATGTAAAGGTTTGTCCATCATAAATCCAAAGTTACCTAAACTGCTAAAAAACGACAGAGGTATATTTGCAAAAATAATAAGTGGTCCTTGCGTAATTAAAGTCGGAGATACAGTAAGTATTTGACTCTATTAATATTATTTATATAACAATAATGATAAAGTTACACAGTAGAAATTTAATCCGTATTATGCAATAGAAAACTCAAGGAGACTAAGTGAAAAAGATATACACTCTGATAATGGTTGTTTTAGCAACGCTGTCTATAAACGGCTGTAACGGTACATATGCCTCAACACCTTCCAAACCTGTCCAAATTCAGGATGTGCAGGTTTTTACAACACACAATACAAACAAAAAGGTTACTCCCAAAACAATAGAAGCTGCTTTTGATGCCATTGGACTGAGTGTTCCCGGAAACAATGATATGAATAAGCCGTTTAAAACCAGATTTGGCAAAGTGCATTATAAAATTTACAATCTTGCTATGTATATTAACAGTGAACTCACATATAAAATTATTAGGAAG
Encoded proteins:
- the soxZ gene encoding thiosulfate oxidation carrier complex protein SoxZ, giving the protein MAGIKVKAKLKGGVVKVKAMVKHPMMTYNMAEKKTGSRDNANFVTHLTATVNGETVLDMSTSQFLSKNPIFKFQFKGIGKKGDKVEMLAVDLKGKTYKGKGKIK
- a CDS encoding MOSC domain-containing protein — its product is MKKNLQGKVLKLFITKNDTDKTRISTSHIDADEYGILNDKFYNKNVQRAILITSIQSYNMASETNINLSDGALGENILIDINPYHLNAGDTFVIGDTTLEITQNCTLCKGLSIINPKLPKLLKNDRGIFAKIISGPCVIKVGDTVSI